A genomic segment from Sphingopyxis sp. DBS4 encodes:
- the pnp gene encoding polyribonucleotide nucleotidyltransferase, which produces MFDVKKVSIEWGGETLTLETGKVARQADGAVMATLGETVVLCAVTAAKSVKDGQDFFPLTVHYQEKYSAAGRIPGGFFKRERGATEKETLVSRLIDRPIRPLFPEGFYNEINAIAQVLSYDGHNEPDILAMVAASAALTISGVPFMGPIGAARVGYLNGEYILNPTDEQVAEGDLDLVVAATYDAVMMVESEANELSEEVMLGAVMFAHDACKEVVKAIVKLAEQAAKDPWEMAASDDNAAIKDKLKKLIGKDIAAAYKLTDKSARSNALNEARAKAKESFAADGLSPQEVMAGIKLTKKLEAEIVRTAILKDGKRIDGRTTTQIRPIVAETHFLPRAHGSALFTRGETQTIATCTLGTKESEQMIDGLNGLSYQNFMLHYNFPPYSVGEVGRFGAPGRREVGHGKLAWRALHPVLPTKDDFPYTIRLTSDITESNGSSSMASVCGGSLAMMDAGVPIKRPVSGIAMGLILEGKDYAILSDILGDEDHLGDMDFKVAGTSEGITTMQMDIKIAGITKEIFEAALTQAKEGRAHILGEMAKALGETRTELSDYAPRIETMQIDKSKIRDVIGTGGKVIREIVATTGAKVDIDDEGLIKISSSDLSQIEAARKWIAGIVEEAEVGKIYDGKVVNLVDFGAFVNFMGGKDGLVHVSEIANERVEKVSDVLSEGQEVKVKVLEIDPRGKVRLSMRVVDQETGAELEDTRPPREPRGDRGPRRDGGDRGRGGRDRGPRRDGGDRGDRGPRRERNDGPEDQGHVPDFLKD; this is translated from the coding sequence ATGTTTGACGTGAAAAAAGTATCGATCGAGTGGGGCGGTGAGACGCTCACTCTCGAAACGGGCAAGGTTGCCCGCCAGGCCGACGGCGCCGTGATGGCGACGCTGGGCGAAACGGTTGTCCTGTGCGCCGTGACCGCCGCCAAGTCGGTGAAGGACGGGCAGGACTTCTTCCCGCTCACCGTCCATTATCAGGAAAAATATTCGGCCGCCGGGCGCATCCCGGGCGGCTTCTTCAAGCGCGAACGCGGCGCGACCGAAAAGGAAACGCTGGTTTCCCGCCTGATCGACCGCCCGATCCGTCCGCTCTTCCCCGAAGGTTTCTACAACGAGATCAACGCCATTGCTCAGGTGCTGAGCTATGACGGCCATAACGAGCCCGACATCCTCGCGATGGTCGCGGCGTCGGCCGCGCTCACCATCTCGGGTGTGCCCTTCATGGGTCCGATCGGCGCCGCGCGCGTCGGTTACCTCAACGGCGAATATATCCTCAACCCGACCGACGAGCAGGTCGCCGAGGGCGACCTCGACCTGGTGGTCGCCGCAACCTACGACGCGGTGATGATGGTCGAATCCGAAGCGAACGAGCTGTCGGAAGAAGTCATGCTCGGCGCGGTGATGTTCGCGCACGACGCGTGCAAGGAAGTCGTCAAGGCGATCGTCAAGCTCGCCGAACAGGCCGCCAAGGACCCTTGGGAAATGGCTGCGTCGGACGACAATGCCGCGATCAAGGACAAGCTCAAGAAGCTGATCGGCAAGGACATCGCCGCTGCCTACAAGCTGACCGACAAGTCGGCCCGCTCGAACGCGCTCAACGAGGCGCGCGCGAAGGCGAAGGAAAGCTTCGCTGCCGACGGCCTCAGCCCGCAGGAAGTCATGGCCGGCATCAAGCTGACCAAGAAGCTCGAAGCCGAAATCGTCCGCACCGCCATCCTCAAGGACGGCAAGCGCATCGACGGCCGCACGACCACGCAGATTCGTCCGATCGTCGCCGAAACGCACTTCCTGCCGCGCGCCCACGGTTCGGCGCTGTTCACTCGCGGCGAGACGCAGACGATCGCGACCTGCACCCTCGGCACCAAGGAAAGCGAGCAGATGATCGACGGTCTCAACGGCCTGTCGTATCAGAATTTCATGCTCCACTATAACTTCCCGCCCTATTCGGTCGGCGAAGTCGGCCGCTTCGGCGCGCCGGGCCGCCGCGAAGTCGGCCACGGCAAGCTCGCGTGGCGCGCGCTGCACCCCGTGCTGCCGACCAAGGACGACTTCCCCTACACGATCCGCCTGACCAGCGACATCACCGAGTCGAACGGCTCGTCGTCGATGGCGTCGGTGTGCGGCGGCTCGTTGGCGATGATGGACGCGGGCGTGCCGATCAAGCGCCCCGTCTCGGGCATCGCGATGGGCCTGATCCTCGAGGGCAAGGATTATGCGATCCTGTCGGACATCCTGGGCGACGAGGACCATCTCGGCGACATGGACTTCAAGGTCGCGGGGACGTCCGAAGGCATCACCACGATGCAGATGGACATCAAGATCGCGGGCATCACGAAGGAAATCTTCGAGGCCGCGCTGACCCAGGCCAAGGAAGGCCGCGCGCACATCCTCGGCGAGATGGCCAAGGCGCTCGGCGAAACCCGCACCGAGCTGTCGGATTATGCGCCGCGCATCGAAACGATGCAGATCGACAAGTCGAAGATCCGCGATGTCATCGGCACCGGCGGCAAGGTAATCCGCGAGATCGTCGCGACCACCGGCGCCAAGGTCGACATTGATGACGAGGGCCTGATCAAGATTTCGTCGAGCGACCTCAGCCAGATCGAAGCGGCCCGAAAGTGGATCGCCGGGATCGTCGAGGAAGCCGAAGTCGGCAAGATTTATGACGGCAAGGTCGTCAATCTCGTCGATTTCGGGGCGTTCGTGAATTTCATGGGCGGCAAGGACGGTCTCGTCCATGTCAGCGAAATCGCCAACGAGCGCGTCGAAAAAGTGTCCGACGTCCTGAGCGAAGGCCAGGAAGTCAAGGTCAAGGTGCTCGAGATCGACCCGCGCGGCAAGGTCCGCCTGTCGATGCGCGTCGTCGATCAGGAAACCGGCGCCGAACTCGAAGACACCCGCCCGCCGCGCGAACCGCGCGGTGATCGCGGCCCCCGCCGCGACGGCGGCGACCGCGGCCGCGGCGGCCGCGACCGTGGCCCCCGTCGCGACGGCGGTGATCGTGGCGATCGCGGTCCGCGCCGTGAGCGCAATGACGGTCCCGAAGATCAGGGCCATGTGCCCGACTTCCTGAAGGACTAA
- a CDS encoding sterol desaturase family protein yields MAKRDYLDTLMRDLESHTEVRRFGSGWLSGFFGLLFAISGFFMVIALRFPDWFATPELAIVKNWTGFRGAVHLVLLAGYGLSLLSLLLRPRKVLGLTALMVGLAAALLGGANVQPQETRDWGIFFGLDFFAVNLLVTGFMFAPLERAFPHRRAQRLFRTEWREDLFYFLVSTMFVQILSFLALAPQQFVNAHTNSWDAFRAAVASLPWIVQFLIVLVASDVAQYWYHRLFHKVPFLWGFHAVHHSAKSMDWLAGSRMHLVEVVLLRSVTSLPLFTLGFSPSVMQAYIGFIYVWSSLLHANVGGDFNRLGHWIATPRFHHWHHGLEREAFDVNFAIHFPWIDKLFGTFHLPKDRWPENYGIPEDVPKAYWGQFLYPWTRTGKKTDEATAE; encoded by the coding sequence ATGGCCAAACGCGATTATCTGGACACCCTCATGCGCGATCTCGAATCGCATACCGAGGTGCGGCGTTTCGGCAGCGGATGGTTGTCGGGCTTCTTCGGCCTGCTTTTCGCGATCAGCGGTTTCTTCATGGTGATCGCGCTGCGCTTTCCCGACTGGTTCGCGACCCCCGAACTGGCGATCGTCAAGAACTGGACCGGCTTTCGCGGGGCGGTGCATCTGGTCCTGCTCGCGGGCTATGGCCTGTCGCTGCTCAGCCTGCTGCTGCGTCCGCGCAAGGTGCTGGGGCTGACCGCGCTGATGGTCGGGCTCGCCGCGGCGCTGCTCGGCGGGGCGAACGTCCAGCCGCAGGAGACGCGCGACTGGGGCATCTTCTTCGGGCTCGATTTCTTCGCCGTGAACCTGCTCGTCACCGGCTTCATGTTCGCGCCGCTCGAACGCGCCTTCCCGCATCGCCGCGCGCAGCGGCTGTTCCGCACCGAATGGCGCGAGGATCTCTTCTATTTCCTCGTCAGCACGATGTTCGTGCAGATATTGAGCTTTCTCGCGCTCGCGCCGCAGCAGTTCGTCAATGCACATACGAACAGTTGGGACGCCTTCCGCGCCGCCGTCGCTTCGCTGCCGTGGATCGTGCAGTTCCTGATCGTCCTCGTTGCCTCGGACGTCGCGCAATATTGGTATCACCGGCTGTTCCATAAGGTGCCGTTCCTGTGGGGCTTTCACGCGGTCCACCATAGCGCGAAATCGATGGACTGGCTCGCGGGGTCGCGGATGCATCTGGTCGAGGTCGTCCTGCTGCGATCGGTGACGTCGCTGCCGCTGTTCACGCTCGGTTTCAGCCCGTCGGTGATGCAGGCCTATATCGGCTTCATCTATGTCTGGTCGTCGCTGCTCCACGCCAATGTCGGCGGCGATTTCAACCGGCTCGGCCACTGGATCGCCACCCCGCGCTTCCATCACTGGCATCACGGGCTGGAACGCGAGGCGTTCGATGTCAATTTCGCGATCCACTTCCCGTGGATCGACAAATTGTTCGGCACCTTCCATCTGCCCAAGGATCGCTGGCCCGAAAATTACGGTATCCCCGAGGATGTACCCAAAGCCTATTGGGGCCAATTCCTCTATCCCTGGACGCGCACCGGCAAGAAGACCGACGAGGCGACGGCGGAATAA
- the ligA gene encoding NAD-dependent DNA ligase LigA, with amino-acid sequence MTEIESLSEAEAANELMRLAKQIAHHNKLYHAEDSPEISDAEYDALVRRNNELEAAFPHLIRADSPNRLVGAAVEASPLAKVAHAVRMMSLDNAFAADDVEEFAARVRRFLNLPGDAAIAMTAEDKIDGLSCSLRYEKGRLVQAATRGDGTVGEDVTANVRHIADIPQQLAGDPPDVFEIRGEVYMAKSDFSALNERLMEEGSALAEQREQAFDPATVRQFANPRNAAAGSLRQKDASVTASRPLRFLAHGWGEVSGLPADTQFGVMQALAGWGVPVSPLLARCDSVADLLAHYAEIERRRADMPYDIDGVVYKVDRLDWQARLGFVAKAPRWAIAHKFPAERAQTTLEAIDIQVGRTGKLTPVGRLTPVTVGGVVVSNVTLHNRDEIGRLGVRPGDRVVVQRAGDVIPQVVDNLTRDEDRPAYAFPDHCPVCGSEAVAEEGEVDVRCTGGLICNAQKFERLRHFVSRGALDIEGLGEKSIAEFLELGWLDKGPADIFRLKNHRDELLGREGWKEKSVDNLFAAIEAKRVPDAARLLFGLGIRHVGAVTARDLLKGLGDLSRLPGKAAEIHAYLDEHPQGEDESAGKYMTRKVEAIKAILEVRADGIGAAVGEALGDFFHEPHNRALWDDLLSEVSPPPYVVETRDSEVSGMTVVFTGKLETMSRDEAKAQAEALGAKAAGSVSAKTDLVVAGPGAGSKLKQASALGIRVIDEAEWAAIVAAAG; translated from the coding sequence ATGACCGAAATTGAATCGCTCTCCGAAGCCGAGGCCGCCAACGAACTGATGCGGCTCGCGAAGCAGATCGCCCACCACAACAAGCTGTATCACGCCGAGGACAGTCCCGAGATTTCGGACGCCGAATACGACGCGCTCGTCCGTCGCAATAACGAGCTTGAAGCCGCCTTTCCGCATCTGATCCGCGCCGACAGTCCGAATCGGCTGGTCGGTGCGGCGGTCGAGGCGTCGCCGCTCGCCAAGGTCGCCCATGCGGTGCGGATGATGAGCCTCGACAACGCCTTCGCGGCCGACGATGTCGAGGAATTCGCCGCCCGCGTGCGCCGCTTCCTCAACCTGCCTGGCGATGCCGCGATTGCGATGACCGCCGAGGACAAGATCGACGGCCTGTCCTGTTCGCTGCGCTACGAAAAGGGACGGCTGGTGCAGGCGGCAACGCGCGGCGACGGGACGGTGGGCGAGGACGTCACCGCCAATGTGCGGCATATCGCCGATATTCCGCAGCAATTAGCGGGTGACCCCCCCGACGTTTTTGAGATTCGCGGCGAAGTCTATATGGCGAAGTCCGATTTTTCGGCCCTCAACGAGCGGTTGATGGAAGAGGGCAGTGCGCTCGCCGAACAGCGCGAGCAGGCGTTCGATCCCGCCACCGTCCGCCAGTTCGCCAATCCGCGCAACGCCGCGGCGGGGTCGCTGCGCCAGAAGGACGCGAGCGTCACCGCGTCGCGCCCGCTGCGCTTCCTCGCGCACGGCTGGGGCGAGGTGAGCGGGCTTCCCGCCGATACCCAGTTCGGCGTCATGCAGGCGCTCGCGGGTTGGGGCGTTCCGGTGTCGCCGCTGCTCGCGCGTTGCGACAGCGTCGCCGACCTGCTCGCCCATTATGCCGAGATCGAGCGGCGTCGCGCCGACATGCCCTATGACATCGACGGCGTCGTCTACAAGGTGGACCGGCTCGACTGGCAGGCGAGGCTCGGCTTCGTCGCCAAGGCGCCGCGCTGGGCGATCGCGCATAAATTCCCCGCCGAGCGCGCGCAGACGACCTTGGAAGCCATCGACATCCAGGTCGGCCGCACCGGCAAGCTGACCCCGGTCGGGCGCCTGACCCCCGTCACCGTCGGCGGTGTCGTCGTCTCGAACGTCACGCTCCACAACCGCGACGAGATCGGACGCCTCGGCGTGCGCCCCGGCGACCGCGTCGTCGTCCAGCGTGCGGGCGACGTCATCCCGCAGGTCGTCGACAATCTGACCCGCGACGAAGACCGCCCCGCCTATGCCTTCCCCGACCATTGCCCGGTGTGCGGCAGCGAAGCGGTCGCCGAGGAGGGCGAGGTCGACGTGCGCTGCACCGGCGGCCTCATCTGCAATGCCCAGAAGTTCGAGCGCCTGCGCCACTTCGTCAGCCGCGGCGCGCTCGACATCGAGGGGCTGGGCGAAAAGAGCATCGCGGAGTTTCTGGAGCTCGGCTGGCTCGACAAGGGGCCCGCCGACATCTTTCGCCTGAAGAATCACCGCGACGAATTGCTCGGACGCGAGGGGTGGAAGGAAAAGTCGGTCGACAATCTTTTCGCCGCGATCGAGGCCAAGCGCGTGCCCGACGCGGCGCGGCTGCTGTTCGGGCTCGGCATCCGCCACGTCGGCGCGGTGACCGCGCGCGACCTGCTCAAGGGGCTCGGCGACCTGTCGCGGCTCCCCGGCAAGGCGGCGGAAATCCATGCCTATCTCGATGAGCATCCGCAGGGCGAAGACGAGTCGGCCGGCAAATATATGACGCGCAAGGTCGAGGCGATCAAAGCGATCCTCGAGGTGCGCGCCGACGGCATCGGCGCCGCGGTGGGCGAGGCGCTCGGCGATTTCTTCCACGAACCGCACAATCGCGCGCTGTGGGACGACCTGCTCTCTGAAGTGTCGCCGCCGCCCTATGTGGTCGAGACGCGCGACAGCGAGGTGTCGGGGATGACCGTCGTCTTCACCGGCAAGCTCGAGACGATGAGCCGCGACGAAGCGAAGGCGCAGGCCGAAGCGCTCGGCGCCAAGGCCGCGGGCAGCGTGAGCGCCAAGACCGACCTCGTCGTCGCAGGACCGGGCGCGGGATCGAAGCTCAAGCAGGCGAGCGCGCTCGGCATCCGCGTGATCGACGAAGCCGAATGGGCGGCGATCGTCGCGGCGGCGGGGTAG
- a CDS encoding outer membrane protein assembly factor BamD, translating to MTQRISLRAAARLAAAALVISPLLAACAGGSGVKKDTRYVARDVNTLYRAAQDRLDRRQYRIAAALFDEVERQHPYSPWARRAQLMSSFSYYMDREYTPAIEAAQRFLSIHPGNKDAPYAYYLIALSYYEQISDVTRDQKITQQAQNALGEVIRRYPDSRYAADARLKVDLVQDHLAGKEMEIGRFYERSSNWLAASIRFREVTRKFQTTSHTPEALYRLTECYLALGVPEEAKKSAAVLGANYPGSKWYDRAYKLMQKHAPSA from the coding sequence ATGACTCAGCGCATCTCCCTTCGCGCCGCCGCGCGCCTCGCCGCCGCCGCCCTCGTGATTTCGCCGCTGCTGGCGGCCTGCGCCGGGGGCTCGGGCGTGAAGAAGGACACGCGCTACGTCGCGCGCGATGTGAATACCCTCTATCGCGCCGCGCAGGACCGCCTCGACCGCCGCCAGTATAGGATCGCCGCGGCGCTGTTCGACGAGGTCGAGCGCCAGCACCCCTATTCGCCCTGGGCGCGCCGCGCGCAGCTGATGAGCAGCTTTTCCTATTATATGGACCGCGAATATACCCCCGCGATCGAGGCGGCGCAGCGCTTCCTCTCGATCCACCCGGGCAACAAGGACGCGCCCTATGCCTATTATCTGATCGCGCTCAGCTATTATGAGCAGATCAGCGACGTTACCCGCGACCAGAAGATCACCCAGCAGGCACAGAATGCGCTCGGCGAGGTGATTCGCCGCTATCCCGACAGCCGCTACGCCGCCGACGCGCGGCTGAAGGTCGATCTGGTGCAGGACCATCTCGCGGGCAAGGAGATGGAGATCGGCCGCTTCTACGAGCGCAGCTCGAACTGGCTCGCGGCGTCGATCCGCTTCCGCGAAGTGACCCGGAAGTTCCAGACGACGAGCCACACGCCCGAGGCGCTCTATCGCCTGACCGAATGCTATCTGGCGCTCGGCGTTCCCGAGGAAGCGAAGAAATCGGCCGCGGTGCTCGGTGCCAACTATCCCGGCAGCAAATGGTACGACCGCGCCTACAAGCTGATGCAGAAGCACGCGCCGAGCGCGTGA
- the rpsO gene encoding 30S ribosomal protein S15, whose protein sequence is MSITAERKAEVISDNARAKGDTGSPEVQVAILTDRINTLTDHFKAHHKDNHSRRGLLMMVNKRRSLLDYLRKKDEGRYQALIAKLGLRK, encoded by the coding sequence ATGTCGATTACCGCCGAGCGCAAAGCCGAAGTCATCAGCGATAATGCCCGTGCCAAGGGCGACACCGGTTCGCCGGAAGTCCAGGTCGCGATCCTGACCGACCGCATCAACACGCTGACCGATCACTTCAAGGCGCACCACAAGGACAATCACAGCCGCCGCGGGCTGCTGATGATGGTCAACAAGCGCCGCAGCCTGCTCGACTATCTTCGCAAGAAGGACGAGGGCCGCTATCAGGCACTCATCGCGAAGCTGGGTCTGCGCAAATAA
- a CDS encoding GNAT family N-acetyltransferase, producing MMAPHPLDRPVWSMLTGRQAHLAEGDARAVRIDRGYGPFGAAADRSGTAQGALAALVPADGELWIVEGERWPVPPGTREVKRAALAQMVAEGPPPEARPGEPAIIALGEADAAEMAGLADHARPGPWSSTTHRYGPFFGVREGGRLLAMAGQRMLMPGMAEVSGVATWEDCRGRGLARALIGHVMRAMTARGEQPFLHSYADNAGAIALYESLGFRIRREVHVLAIAAN from the coding sequence ATGATGGCGCCGCACCCCCTCGACCGCCCCGTCTGGTCGATGCTCACAGGGCGGCAGGCGCATCTGGCCGAGGGCGATGCGCGCGCGGTGCGGATCGATCGCGGCTATGGGCCGTTCGGTGCCGCCGCCGACCGAAGCGGCACGGCGCAGGGGGCGCTCGCCGCGCTGGTTCCGGCGGATGGCGAGCTCTGGATCGTCGAGGGCGAGCGCTGGCCCGTGCCGCCCGGCACGCGCGAAGTGAAGCGCGCGGCGCTCGCGCAGATGGTCGCCGAAGGCCCGCCGCCCGAGGCCCGGCCGGGCGAACCCGCAATCATCGCGCTTGGTGAGGCCGACGCGGCCGAGATGGCGGGGCTTGCCGATCATGCCCGGCCCGGCCCATGGAGCAGCACGACGCATCGTTACGGTCCTTTCTTCGGGGTTCGTGAGGGCGGCCGCCTGCTCGCGATGGCGGGGCAGAGAATGTTGATGCCGGGCATGGCCGAGGTCAGCGGCGTTGCCACGTGGGAAGATTGTCGCGGGCGTGGGCTGGCGCGCGCCTTGATCGGCCACGTCATGCGCGCGATGACCGCGCGCGGCGAGCAGCCTTTTCTGCACAGCTATGCCGACAATGCGGGCGCGATCGCGCTTTATGAATCGCTCGGCTTTCGTATCCGGCGCGAGGTGCACGTGCTGGCGATCGCGGCGAATTGA
- a CDS encoding peptidylprolyl isomerase: protein MIFDTLLLSLVIAAQAVPPQATQLPPPPPAVPAPVTAPVEVDTRPYVELVTDAGRMVVRLETKRAPITTANFLRYVDSKRMATTFKFYRTTRSWGEGNALVQGGNRGDARLNYPPIAHEATTATGLTHCKGALAMARLAPGDATSDFFILLSDIPGFDADPAASGDNAGFAVFGELVSGLDVAEKIYAAPVSPTKGEGVMVGQMLDPEFKILSARRIPAPADAPKGCVVKGA from the coding sequence ATGATATTCGACACTCTGCTCCTGTCCCTCGTCATCGCGGCGCAGGCCGTTCCGCCGCAGGCGACGCAATTGCCGCCGCCGCCGCCCGCGGTGCCCGCGCCGGTCACCGCGCCGGTCGAGGTCGACACGCGGCCCTATGTCGAACTCGTCACCGACGCGGGAAGGATGGTCGTGCGGCTGGAGACGAAGCGTGCGCCCATTACGACCGCGAACTTCCTGCGCTATGTTGACAGCAAGCGGATGGCGACAACCTTCAAATTCTATCGCACGACGCGAAGCTGGGGGGAGGGAAATGCGCTGGTCCAGGGTGGCAATCGCGGCGATGCGCGGCTGAACTATCCGCCGATCGCGCACGAGGCGACCACCGCCACCGGCCTGACCCACTGCAAGGGCGCGCTCGCGATGGCGCGGCTCGCGCCGGGCGATGCGACGAGCGATTTCTTCATCCTCCTCTCCGATATCCCGGGCTTCGACGCCGATCCAGCGGCGAGCGGCGACAATGCCGGCTTCGCGGTGTTCGGCGAGCTGGTTTCGGGGCTCGACGTCGCGGAGAAAATCTATGCCGCGCCGGTTTCGCCGACCAAGGGCGAGGGGGTGATGGTCGGCCAGATGCTCGATCCCGAGTTCAAGATCCTCTCCGCGCGCCGCATCCCCGCGCCCGCCGACGCGCCGAAGGGCTGCGTGGTGAAGGGTGCGTGA
- the recN gene encoding DNA repair protein RecN produces the protein MLTALSIANIVLIERLDLDFEAGLGVLTGETGAGKSILLDALGLVLGMRADSALVRQGTDKAQVTASFTPPASDTPLAALLAGNEIALEPGEPLLIRRALKADGGSRAFLNDQPCSAALLREVGGYLVEIHGQHDDRGLLAPAGHRALLDAYARADTAGVAAAHAAWRAAEARLDAAKTAISEAERDREWLEHCVAELRTLDPRPGEDAELAEARATMQKGERIAGDLGTILEAFDGSAGGPALLRGAARRLDRLAGDHPLLAEALASLDRAIIDADDAETKLHEAARALEYDPERLEAAETRLFELRAMARKHGIQPDELAELTGELAARLDAIEGGSAGLAKLEAAVAETAAAYTHAATALSDLRSKAAARLDAAVAGELVPLKLDAARFQTRIDRLPAERWGADGMDRVEFLIATNPGAPFAPLAKIASGGELSRFILALKVALAEEGGADTIIFDEIDRGVGGAVASAIGERLARLAGAGKQLLAVTHSPQVAAKGASHFVIAKSSEGTVTRTGVRVLDPPGRREEIARMLSGAEVTEEARAQALRLLDIAA, from the coding sequence ATGCTGACGGCGCTGTCCATCGCGAACATCGTTCTGATCGAACGGCTCGACCTCGATTTCGAGGCTGGGCTCGGCGTGCTGACCGGCGAGACTGGGGCGGGCAAGTCGATCCTGCTCGACGCGCTGGGGCTGGTGCTCGGAATGCGCGCCGACAGCGCACTGGTCCGGCAAGGCACCGACAAGGCGCAGGTGACCGCCAGCTTCACGCCGCCCGCTTCCGATACGCCGCTCGCCGCGCTGCTCGCCGGCAATGAGATCGCGCTGGAGCCGGGCGAGCCGCTGCTGATCCGCCGCGCGCTCAAGGCCGACGGCGGCAGCCGCGCTTTTCTGAACGATCAGCCCTGTTCGGCGGCGCTGCTGCGTGAGGTCGGCGGCTATCTGGTCGAAATCCACGGCCAGCATGACGATCGCGGCCTGCTCGCGCCCGCCGGGCACCGTGCGCTGCTCGACGCCTATGCGCGCGCCGACACGGCGGGGGTCGCGGCCGCCCATGCCGCATGGCGCGCCGCCGAGGCCAGGCTGGACGCGGCGAAGACGGCGATTTCGGAAGCCGAGCGCGACCGCGAATGGCTCGAACATTGCGTCGCCGAACTCCGCACGCTTGATCCGCGGCCGGGCGAGGACGCCGAACTCGCCGAGGCGCGCGCGACGATGCAGAAGGGGGAACGGATCGCCGGCGACCTCGGCACGATCCTCGAGGCGTTCGACGGCAGCGCGGGCGGCCCGGCGCTGCTGCGCGGCGCGGCGCGGCGGCTCGACCGGCTCGCAGGCGATCATCCTTTGCTTGCCGAGGCGCTCGCCAGCCTCGATCGCGCGATCATCGACGCCGACGACGCCGAAACGAAATTGCACGAGGCGGCGCGCGCGCTCGAATATGATCCCGAGCGGCTCGAAGCCGCCGAGACGCGGTTGTTCGAACTCCGCGCGATGGCGCGCAAGCACGGGATTCAGCCCGACGAACTCGCCGAACTGACGGGCGAACTCGCGGCGCGGCTCGACGCGATCGAGGGCGGCAGCGCCGGGCTGGCGAAGCTCGAAGCCGCGGTTGCGGAGACCGCCGCCGCCTATACCCACGCCGCGACCGCGCTCTCCGACCTGCGCAGCAAGGCCGCGGCGCGACTCGACGCGGCGGTTGCGGGCGAATTGGTGCCGCTGAAGCTCGACGCGGCGCGCTTCCAGACCCGCATCGACCGCCTCCCCGCCGAACGCTGGGGCGCCGACGGGATGGACCGCGTCGAATTCCTCATCGCTACCAACCCCGGCGCCCCATTCGCGCCGCTGGCAAAGATTGCGTCGGGCGGCGAACTCTCGCGCTTCATCCTCGCGCTCAAGGTCGCGCTGGCCGAAGAGGGCGGCGCCGACACGATCATCTTCGACGAGATCGACCGCGGCGTCGGCGGCGCCGTCGCCAGCGCGATCGGCGAGCGATTGGCCAGACTCGCGGGCGCGGGCAAGCAATTGCTCGCGGTCACCCATTCGCCGCAGGTCGCCGCCAAGGGCGCGTCGCATTTCGTCATCGCCAAATCGAGCGAAGGAACCGTGACCCGCACCGGCGTCCGCGTTCTCGATCCTCCCGGCCGCCGCGAAGAAATCGCGCGCATGTTGTCGGGCGCCGAAGTGACCGAAGAGGCGCGGGCGCAGGCGCTGCGGCTGCTCGACATCGCTGCATGA